The genomic window ATGATCAAGCCGATGATGGTCCCCGCCTTTCTCCGGTGTGACGTCTTTTTTACGTGACCAGCAACTTATGATGGACTCGCAAAAAGTCGCCTCTTACCGATTTCCTTCCAATGCCGGGCTTCCAGCAGGAGGGCGGGTGGTGTTTTGCGAAGCAGCGGAAACGTGTTTGAAGCAGCCGGAGATCGTTGGATCGGGCGGACGCACTTCATCTGTTTTGGATGGAAAATCCGTATGTTGCCTTTCAGAAAGCCATCGTTTCCATCTTGGCCATCCGCCCGATCCTACGAGATCGGGCTGCTGAGTTTTTCCGCTGCGCAAGCAAAATGCACCCGCTCTCCTGCGGGTTCGACAAGAGCATCGGACTTTTTGCGAGTTCATCAACTTATGGTGATTTAACTATTCGTTTGAATGGAAGGGGAAAAGAATGCAGTTGTCTGAAATTTTGAGGGGGTTTGGAATCGGGGAGTATAACCCGGGAGCTTCCACAGGAGGACAATGGGGAAAGACTACCGATCATGGGGTCATCACCAGTCGATCACCTGCCACGGGCGAGGCAATCGGCAGCGTGTATGCCGCTTCCCATCAGGATTATGAATGGGTGATGGATGCAGCGACAAAGGCTTTTACCGTTTGGCGCAGCATCCCCGCTCCCAGAAGAGGCGAAGTCGTCCGAAAGATTGGATTGAAGCTGCGGGAATACAAGGAGGCTCTCGGACGCCTGGTCAGCCATGAAAATGGGAAAATCCTCCAGGAAGGTCTTGGGGAAGTCCAGGAGATGATCGATATCGCCGATTTCGCTGTCGGTCAATCCAGGCAGTTGTATGGATTTACCATGCATTCGGAGCGACCAGCGCACCGCATGTATGAACAATATCATCCGCTTGGTCCAATCGGGGTGATTACCGCCTTCAATTTCCCCGTGGCCGTTTGGGCATGGAATGCCCTTCTGGCCGCCGTTTGCGGTGATGTCATTGTCTGGAAGCCAGCGTCCAAAACACCCTTGACGGCCATTGCCGTTCAGCGAATCGTTGCTCAAGTACTGCACGAGCAAGATCTACCCGAAGGTATCTTCAATTTGATCATCGGCGGCGGCTCAACGATCGGTGAAGCGATGCTCAAGGACAGGCGTCTTCCCCTCATTTCGCTAACGGGGTCAACACCCGTTGGGAAACATGCGGCGACTGTCGTTTCCAATCGTCTCGGGAAGCTCATCCTGGAGCTTGGCGGAAACAACGCCATCATCCTGACGGAACATGCCGACCTGAAACTGGCCATACCGGCTGTCGTTT from Desulfatirhabdium butyrativorans DSM 18734 includes these protein-coding regions:
- the amaB gene encoding L-piperidine-6-carboxylate dehydrogenase — its product is MQLSEILRGFGIGEYNPGASTGGQWGKTTDHGVITSRSPATGEAIGSVYAASHQDYEWVMDAATKAFTVWRSIPAPRRGEVVRKIGLKLREYKEALGRLVSHENGKILQEGLGEVQEMIDIADFAVGQSRQLYGFTMHSERPAHRMYEQYHPLGPIGVITAFNFPVAVWAWNALLAAVCGDVIVWKPASKTPLTAIAVQRIVAQVLHEQDLPEGIFNLIIGGGSTIGEAMLKDRRLPLISLTGSTPVGKHAATVVSNRLGKLILELGGNNAIILTEHADLKLAIPAVVFGAVGTAGQRCTTTRRLIVHEAILNSVQKALVHAYASLRIGDPLDPKTHVGPLIDTDAVRQFSEALEQVRHEGGEILFGGKVLSGPGYGSRCYVEPTLVTARNDWSIVQQETFAPILYLIPYTGDVRNAIALQNAVPQGLSSAIFTNDLRESEIFLSEIGSDCGIANVNIGTSGAEIGGAFGGEKDTGGGRESGSDAWKAYMRRQTNTINFGTELPLAQGIRFELS